A genome region from Cognatishimia activa includes the following:
- the addA gene encoding double-strand break repair helicase AddA: MNDATRRQVQAAQPRASTWLNANAGSGKTRVLTDRVARLLLQGVEPQHILCLTYTKAAASEMQNRLFKRLGAWAMKDDRELRHELEELGIDGPVDRARLRDARTLFARAIETPGGLKIQTIHSFCASLLRRFPLEAGVSPLFREMEDRAATLLRESIVEELAGGDDAELVAQFAQVFTGTDFQQISADIAKHSAAFVQDPSWEAICAALGIDPQMSENVIASEVFLGDEASLFSALIAAMKTGSVTDQKNASKLEKVSDFDYGDLSILEDVCLIKKTPFSAKIGSIPTKKLQSDYPDLTEKLNKLMARVEEARPKRLALANAQRSLALWRFGHAFVKRYENQKQKLGWLDFDDLILRARDLLNDPAVAAWVLYRLDGGIDHILVDEAQDTSPEQWQVIERLAQEFTSGEGAHDAEHPRTIFVVGDKKQSIYSFQGADPAEFDRMREEFAARLDGSRTPLQKSELEHSFRSSYAILRVVDECFKLRADTDFEQHIAFNSDMPGRVDLWPVIEPTAKAEEGDWFDPVDRLSEMHHTVHLARMIADQIKRMIATGATIPAGKDETGVYSQRRVRAGDFLILVQRRSDLFQEIIRACKAADLPIAGADRLKVGAELAVRDLAALLSFLSTPEDSLSLATVLRSPLFGWSEQALFDLAHRREVPLLWQALRDRGDEFPETMEILGDLMGQTDFLRPYDLIERILTRHKGRAKLLSRLGSEAEDGINSLLSQALAYERSSVPSLTGFLVWMETDDLEIKRQMDSAEDRIRVMTVHGSKGLEAPIVILPDTGKRNRPSAPAILDADGVPLWTGPSAEMPEAVSERRVALADRQMEERQRLLYVAMTRAEKWLVVAAAGDLDKSGETWYQTIEAGMKSAGAVPQDFLIGQGLRYSHGDWGGPIEDAPSAKIANSGELEPVFAQDAPMVTTPSKTLSPSELGGAKALAGEAGLDEETAKARGSAIHALLENLPNHPPEDWECAAQHILDLTDADPADTTLLTEAARVLKSEHLTHVFAEDALVEVSISAHLGSNRLHGTIDRLIVTPDRILAIDFKTNAVVPQSVDTVPEGLMRQMGAYAHALAQVYPDRRIETALLWTKSTELMLLPQELVNDALHRALAA; the protein is encoded by the coding sequence ATGAACGATGCAACACGCCGACAGGTCCAAGCGGCCCAGCCACGGGCCTCGACATGGCTGAATGCAAACGCGGGCAGCGGTAAGACGCGGGTTTTAACGGATCGCGTGGCACGGCTTTTGCTGCAAGGGGTCGAGCCTCAGCATATTCTCTGCCTGACCTACACCAAAGCCGCTGCATCCGAGATGCAGAACCGTCTGTTCAAACGTCTTGGTGCCTGGGCCATGAAGGATGATCGCGAGCTGCGGCATGAGCTGGAAGAGCTGGGCATCGATGGCCCCGTAGACCGCGCCAGACTGCGGGATGCTCGGACGTTGTTTGCGCGCGCGATTGAAACGCCGGGCGGGCTGAAGATCCAAACCATCCATTCTTTCTGCGCGTCGTTGCTGCGCCGGTTTCCGTTAGAGGCCGGTGTGTCGCCTCTGTTTCGAGAGATGGAGGATCGCGCGGCAACGCTCTTGCGCGAGTCGATTGTCGAAGAGTTGGCAGGGGGGGATGACGCGGAACTTGTGGCGCAATTTGCTCAGGTCTTTACTGGAACGGATTTCCAACAGATCTCGGCGGATATCGCGAAACACAGCGCGGCCTTTGTGCAGGATCCATCCTGGGAAGCAATCTGTGCAGCATTGGGGATCGATCCTCAAATGTCCGAAAATGTCATCGCCTCTGAGGTGTTTTTGGGCGACGAGGCGTCGCTCTTTAGTGCCCTCATCGCTGCGATGAAAACAGGGAGTGTAACTGATCAGAAAAATGCGTCCAAACTCGAAAAAGTCTCTGATTTCGACTATGGGGATTTGAGTATCCTCGAAGACGTGTGTCTTATCAAGAAAACGCCGTTTTCTGCTAAGATAGGGTCTATACCAACCAAGAAATTGCAGTCGGACTACCCCGACCTGACGGAAAAACTGAACAAGTTAATGGCGCGGGTCGAAGAGGCGCGTCCCAAGCGGTTGGCCCTGGCAAATGCCCAACGATCCTTAGCGCTTTGGCGCTTTGGTCATGCCTTCGTCAAAAGGTATGAAAATCAAAAGCAAAAATTGGGTTGGCTGGACTTTGACGACCTGATCTTACGGGCACGTGATTTGCTGAATGATCCAGCCGTGGCCGCTTGGGTTCTGTATCGTTTGGACGGTGGCATCGATCACATTCTGGTCGACGAGGCGCAGGATACCAGCCCCGAGCAATGGCAGGTCATCGAGCGCTTGGCGCAAGAATTCACGTCTGGCGAAGGCGCGCATGACGCAGAGCATCCGCGTACGATCTTCGTCGTCGGGGACAAGAAGCAGTCGATCTATTCCTTCCAGGGGGCCGACCCCGCCGAGTTTGATCGCATGCGCGAAGAGTTCGCGGCGCGGCTGGATGGCTCGCGAACGCCGTTGCAGAAATCCGAACTCGAACATTCGTTTCGGTCGTCCTATGCAATCCTTCGGGTGGTCGATGAATGCTTTAAGCTGCGCGCGGACACGGATTTCGAGCAGCACATTGCGTTTAACAGCGACATGCCGGGGCGGGTCGATCTGTGGCCTGTGATTGAACCTACAGCAAAAGCGGAAGAGGGCGACTGGTTCGATCCCGTCGACCGACTTTCGGAAATGCATCACACGGTTCACTTGGCGCGCATGATTGCGGATCAAATCAAACGCATGATCGCGACGGGCGCTACAATTCCCGCTGGCAAGGATGAAACCGGGGTCTACAGCCAACGCAGGGTGCGGGCTGGAGACTTTCTAATCCTCGTGCAACGCCGCTCTGACCTGTTCCAAGAAATCATCCGCGCCTGCAAAGCCGCGGACCTGCCCATCGCGGGGGCAGACCGGCTGAAAGTCGGAGCCGAGCTCGCGGTGCGCGACCTAGCAGCCTTGTTGAGCTTCCTCTCCACGCCGGAAGACAGCCTCTCTTTGGCAACGGTGCTAAGGTCACCACTCTTTGGCTGGAGCGAGCAGGCGCTGTTCGACCTCGCGCACCGTCGTGAGGTGCCGTTATTGTGGCAAGCGCTGCGCGATCGAGGCGACGAGTTTCCGGAAACCATGGAGATCCTCGGCGATCTCATGGGGCAAACCGATTTCTTGCGGCCTTACGACCTAATCGAGCGCATTCTGACCCGCCACAAAGGCCGTGCGAAACTCTTGTCACGGCTGGGGTCCGAGGCTGAGGACGGGATCAATTCGCTTTTGAGTCAGGCGCTGGCTTATGAGCGGTCTTCCGTGCCCAGTCTGACCGGCTTTCTGGTTTGGATGGAAACAGATGATCTGGAAATCAAACGTCAGATGGATTCCGCCGAAGACCGTATTCGCGTGATGACGGTGCATGGCTCTAAAGGGCTTGAAGCGCCGATTGTAATTCTGCCCGACACCGGCAAGCGCAACCGGCCCAGCGCGCCGGCGATCCTTGATGCAGATGGGGTGCCGTTGTGGACCGGACCAAGTGCCGAGATGCCCGAGGCGGTTTCCGAGCGCAGAGTGGCCTTGGCGGATCGTCAGATGGAGGAACGGCAACGGCTGCTTTATGTCGCCATGACCCGCGCAGAGAAATGGCTGGTCGTGGCGGCCGCCGGGGATTTGGATAAATCTGGCGAGACTTGGTACCAGACCATCGAAGCGGGGATGAAATCGGCGGGAGCGGTTCCGCAGGATTTTTTGATCGGGCAGGGGCTTCGGTATTCGCATGGGGATTGGGGTGGACCCATCGAGGACGCGCCTTCGGCCAAAATAGCGAATTCTGGTGAATTAGAGCCTGTTTTTGCCCAAGATGCCCCGATGGTGACTACACCTTCCAAGACACTCAGCCCCTCTGAGCTGGGTGGCGCCAAGGCTTTGGCCGGAGAGGCCGGATTAGACGAAGAAACGGCCAAAGCAAGAGGGTCTGCTATCCATGCATTGCTGGAAAACCTCCCAAATCACCCGCCAGAGGACTGGGAATGTGCCGCACAGCACATCCTCGACCTCACGGATGCGGACCCAGCAGATACCACCCTGCTGACAGAGGCGGCGCGTGTTCTCAAAAGCGAACATCTGACCCATGTATTTGCCGAAGATGCCCTGGTCGAGGTTTCCATTTCTGCACATCTGGGGTCAAACCGACTGCACGGCACAATCGACCGTTTGATCGTCACGCCGGACCGCATTCTCGCGATCGATTTCAAGACAAATGCGGTCGTGCCACAAAGCGTGGACACGGTGCCCGAAGGCCTCATGCGTCAGATGGGCGCCTATGCCCACGCCCTTGCGCAGGTCTATCCTGATCGCCGCATCGAGACCGCGCTTTTGTGGACGAAATCAACCGAACTCATGCTTTTGCCTCAAGAATTGGTGAATGACGCACTCCATAGGGCGCTAGCTGCTTGA
- the addB gene encoding double-strand break repair protein AddB, whose product MFEITGKPNVFGVAPGVDFPRALIEGLKARMQSHPPEAMARVEVIVNTQRMARRMRQLFDQGPPMLLPRVKLLTSLGQSLKTPLPPAVNPLRRRFELTQIIARLLEQQPDLAPRASLFDLADSLATLMDEMNGEGVSPDAIAALDISDQSGHWERAQQFFGIARRFLATVAEEPDAESRQRQIVEALIAQWEVAPPDHPVILAGSTGSRGTTMLLMQAIARLPQGALILPGFDFDTPASVWATLGDALSAEDHPQYRFNKILRGLDMSPMDVQPWTEIQAPSPARNRLVSLALRPAPVTDQWLSEGPSLTDLHAACEDITLVEAGSMRDEALAIAMRLRQAAEDGVTAALITPDRMLTRQVTAALDRWNILPDDSAGTPLQLSPPGRFLRHVSALFQQELTSEALLTLLKHPLTHSGSDRNTHLRLTRDLELYLRRKGITFPTAEKLTAFGAGQKDASDWLQWLASHFCDQVSLEEISLDARVTAHLDLAERIARGSTAADGSGGLWDEKAGREAIRIVSQLQSNAGYAGEMTAGDYADLFGAVLSRGEVRDRDAPHPYILIWGTLEARVQGAELLILGGLNEGSWPESPSPDPWLNRKMRHDAGLLLPERRIGLSAHDFQQAIGAKEVWLTRSIRSDEAETVPSRWINRLANLLSGLREQGGPDALTAMRSRGATWLDRVAQLEAVAQTEPAHRPAPRPPVSARPTRLSVTEIKRLIRDPYAIYAKHVLSLRTLDPLMKLPDALLRGIVVHEVLEQFVKDVDADPNNLTHAHLMQISETILAENVPWNAARALWISRMERVSGHFIAGETSRRKHAKPAGFETRARSEIPHLGFTLSGTADRIDRDENGNLLIYDYKTGTPPSPEEQKFFDKQLLLEAAMAERGGFEGITPSEVVAAIYLGLGNTPKDVAAPLVDTPPAQIWTEFEQLITKYQDPEQGYTARRALRKDTDIGDYDQLARFGEWEVTDAPKPEDLT is encoded by the coding sequence ATGTTTGAAATCACAGGCAAGCCGAACGTCTTTGGCGTCGCGCCCGGCGTCGATTTTCCGCGTGCTCTGATCGAGGGTCTCAAGGCGCGGATGCAGTCCCACCCCCCCGAGGCTATGGCGCGTGTTGAGGTCATCGTTAACACCCAGCGGATGGCGCGGCGGATGCGGCAATTGTTTGATCAGGGTCCGCCGATGCTCTTGCCGCGGGTCAAGCTGCTGACCAGCCTTGGGCAGTCGCTCAAGACCCCTTTGCCGCCCGCGGTCAATCCTTTGCGTCGACGGTTCGAACTGACCCAGATCATCGCACGGCTTTTGGAGCAACAACCCGACCTCGCTCCGCGCGCGTCGCTTTTTGATCTGGCTGACAGTCTTGCGACGCTCATGGATGAAATGAACGGCGAGGGTGTGTCGCCGGACGCCATTGCCGCGTTGGATATCAGCGATCAATCGGGCCATTGGGAACGGGCGCAGCAATTCTTTGGCATTGCGCGTCGGTTTCTAGCCACCGTCGCAGAAGAACCAGACGCCGAATCCCGCCAAAGACAGATCGTCGAGGCGCTAATCGCCCAGTGGGAGGTCGCGCCACCGGATCATCCGGTGATTTTGGCGGGCTCAACAGGTTCGCGGGGCACGACAATGTTGCTGATGCAGGCTATCGCGCGGCTGCCGCAGGGGGCATTGATCCTGCCCGGGTTCGATTTTGATACCCCGGCCTCTGTTTGGGCGACGCTTGGGGATGCACTCTCGGCAGAGGATCACCCGCAATATCGGTTCAACAAAATCCTGCGTGGTTTGGACATGTCGCCCATGGATGTTCAACCCTGGACCGAGATCCAAGCGCCAAGCCCCGCGCGTAATCGGCTTGTGTCGCTGGCCCTTCGCCCAGCGCCGGTCACAGACCAATGGCTGTCAGAAGGCCCAAGTCTGACTGATCTGCACGCGGCCTGCGAAGACATCACTTTGGTCGAAGCGGGATCAATGCGCGATGAAGCCCTCGCCATTGCCATGCGACTAAGGCAAGCTGCCGAGGATGGCGTGACTGCGGCTTTGATCACGCCCGACCGGATGCTAACCCGCCAGGTCACAGCCGCATTGGATCGTTGGAATATCTTGCCAGATGACTCGGCGGGTACGCCTTTGCAATTGTCTCCTCCGGGGCGGTTTTTACGGCATGTTTCGGCTCTGTTTCAGCAGGAATTGACGTCAGAGGCTTTGCTGACCCTGCTTAAGCACCCACTGACGCATTCGGGTTCTGACCGCAATACGCACCTTCGTTTGACGCGAGACCTCGAACTTTACCTTCGCCGCAAGGGGATCACCTTTCCGACGGCCGAAAAGCTCACGGCTTTCGGTGCCGGACAGAAAGATGCCTCGGACTGGTTGCAGTGGCTTGCATCGCATTTCTGCGATCAGGTTTCGCTCGAAGAGATTTCGCTGGACGCTCGCGTCACAGCACACCTCGATTTGGCTGAACGGATCGCGCGGGGATCTACCGCAGCGGACGGCAGCGGCGGTCTTTGGGACGAGAAAGCCGGTCGCGAGGCGATCCGCATTGTCTCGCAACTACAGTCCAACGCGGGCTATGCTGGCGAGATGACGGCGGGCGATTATGCCGACCTGTTTGGCGCGGTCTTGTCGCGCGGCGAAGTTCGGGATCGTGACGCACCGCATCCATATATCCTGATCTGGGGCACCCTCGAAGCGCGGGTGCAGGGTGCGGAACTTTTAATCCTTGGTGGGCTCAATGAGGGCAGTTGGCCCGAAAGCCCATCACCTGACCCGTGGCTCAACCGAAAAATGCGCCATGACGCAGGGCTTTTGCTGCCGGAGCGTCGTATTGGCCTGTCCGCACATGACTTCCAGCAGGCAATTGGCGCGAAAGAGGTCTGGTTGACGCGCTCTATCCGTTCAGATGAGGCGGAAACCGTTCCTTCGCGCTGGATCAACCGCCTCGCCAACCTTTTGTCCGGTCTGAGGGAGCAAGGCGGACCGGATGCTCTGACGGCTATGCGATCACGTGGCGCCACTTGGCTTGACCGCGTGGCGCAACTCGAAGCCGTCGCACAAACTGAGCCGGCGCACCGCCCCGCCCCGCGGCCGCCTGTCAGCGCGCGGCCGACACGATTGTCCGTGACAGAGATCAAACGGCTGATCCGCGACCCCTATGCTATTTACGCAAAACATGTCCTAAGCTTGCGTACCTTGGATCCACTCATGAAGCTGCCTGATGCCCTGCTGCGTGGCATCGTGGTGCATGAGGTCCTGGAGCAATTCGTCAAAGACGTAGACGCAGACCCAAACAATCTGACCCACGCGCATTTGATGCAGATTTCAGAGACTATTCTTGCAGAAAACGTACCCTGGAACGCGGCTCGCGCCCTCTGGATTTCCCGCATGGAACGCGTCTCTGGGCATTTTATCGCGGGCGAAACCTCTCGTCGCAAACACGCCAAACCCGCCGGGTTTGAAACCCGTGCTCGGTCAGAAATCCCCCATCTGGGATTCACTCTGAGTGGCACGGCCGACCGGATCGACCGTGATGAAAACGGCAATCTGCTGATCTATGACTACAAGACCGGAACACCCCCGTCGCCCGAGGAACAAAAGTTCTTTGACAAGCAGCTGTTGCTTGAGGCTGCGATGGCAGAACGCGGCGGGTTTGAGGGCATCACCCCGTCCGAAGTGGTGGCCGCGATTTACCTTGGTCTTGGGAATACTCCGAAGGACGTTGCTGCGCCTTTGGTTGACACGCCGCCTGCGCAGATCTGGACCGAATTCGAGCAATTGATCACGAAATACCAGGATCCCGAGCAGGGCTACACGGCCCGCCGCGCGCTGCGCAAGGATACGGACATCGGTGACTATGACCAGCTCGCGCGATTTGGGGAATGGGAAGTGACCGACGCGCCCAAGCCGGAGGATCTGACGTGA
- a CDS encoding nucleotidyltransferase family protein yields MPDTPTSVMIFAAGFGTRMGELTRSTPKPLIKVNGKGLIDHTLDLVDGISPEITVVNAHYLADQIVDHLAEKDVKISIEKPDILDTGGGLKAALPFLKQSPVFTSNSDCIWDGPNPFRLLLESWNPKRMDALLVCIRVENCLGRVSPGDFSIDENGMISRKGEFVYGGVQIIKTDRVKAHPNRTFSLNEIWDQIAQDKRLFGLDYPGRWCDVGHPDGIALAEGLLRGQDV; encoded by the coding sequence ATGCCTGACACCCCCACCTCAGTGATGATATTTGCCGCTGGTTTTGGAACACGCATGGGCGAACTGACCCGCTCGACTCCCAAGCCCTTGATCAAGGTAAATGGCAAAGGCCTCATCGACCACACTCTGGACTTGGTTGACGGCATTTCGCCCGAGATCACAGTTGTAAATGCCCACTATCTGGCCGATCAAATCGTCGATCATTTGGCGGAAAAAGACGTCAAAATCAGCATCGAAAAACCGGACATTTTGGATACCGGAGGAGGCTTGAAGGCGGCGTTGCCATTTTTGAAACAATCCCCGGTTTTCACCAGTAACAGTGATTGTATCTGGGACGGTCCCAATCCGTTTCGTCTTTTGTTAGAGTCGTGGAACCCGAAACGCATGGATGCGCTTTTAGTGTGTATTAGGGTCGAAAATTGCCTTGGTAGAGTCTCTCCTGGGGACTTCAGTATTGACGAAAATGGCATGATTTCCCGAAAAGGCGAATTCGTCTATGGTGGCGTTCAGATCATTAAAACAGACCGCGTAAAAGCCCATCCAAATCGAACATTCTCGCTGAATGAAATCTGGGATCAGATTGCGCAGGACAAGCGGCTCTTTGGGCTGGACTACCCTGGACGATGGTGCGACGTCGGACACCCGGACGGGATCGCGTTGGCCGAAGGGCTTTTGAGGGGGCAAGATGTTTGA
- a CDS encoding aminoglycoside phosphotransferase family protein, which yields MTSDLHPEGARFLANSDWASAAIAALTQDASARKYFRLTKQTRDTAILMDASQAPSDEMARFLKIGRHLRKIHLSAPEIYAEAPGFLVLEDFGDLRFADMPGDQGSRYPIALDAVLHLQAHPAPQGLPICDAAHLGELAATAWQWYAPASTGERDALGQSIVDLVEALANNLLPKPSCLMLRDFHAENIMWLPQRSGTSRAGLLDFQDAMLGHPAFDVVSLLQDARRDISPDFELEMCTYFRKRASISEDEFTTTYAALGAIRNLRIIGMFARLSRLLHRPSYVDFIPRVWAYLERDLAHPDLNDLRKIVDETLPFPAETHLNFLRTECLTPPPQ from the coding sequence ATGACCTCTGATCTTCACCCCGAGGGTGCGCGCTTTCTTGCGAACTCCGATTGGGCTTCGGCCGCAATAGCCGCGCTGACCCAAGACGCATCCGCGCGTAAATACTTTCGTCTGACCAAGCAGACCCGGGACACGGCCATTTTGATGGATGCATCCCAAGCTCCGTCAGATGAAATGGCACGATTCCTGAAGATCGGCCGCCATTTACGGAAGATCCACCTGTCTGCTCCAGAAATCTATGCAGAAGCCCCAGGCTTTTTGGTCCTGGAGGACTTTGGTGACCTGCGTTTCGCGGACATGCCCGGCGATCAAGGCAGTCGCTATCCGATAGCTCTTGATGCTGTGTTGCATCTGCAGGCACATCCAGCGCCGCAAGGCTTACCCATTTGTGACGCGGCGCATCTCGGAGAGCTCGCCGCCACAGCATGGCAATGGTACGCGCCCGCCAGTACCGGAGAACGCGACGCCTTGGGGCAGTCGATTGTGGACTTGGTTGAGGCGCTCGCAAACAACCTGCTCCCGAAGCCAAGCTGCTTGATGCTACGAGACTTTCACGCAGAGAACATTATGTGGCTTCCCCAGCGTAGCGGCACATCAAGAGCCGGTCTGTTGGATTTCCAGGATGCAATGCTGGGGCACCCCGCCTTCGATGTGGTGTCTCTGTTGCAAGATGCGCGGCGGGATATTTCTCCTGATTTCGAACTGGAGATGTGCACCTACTTTCGAAAACGCGCCTCGATCAGTGAGGATGAGTTTACCACAACCTATGCAGCCCTCGGAGCCATTCGCAACCTGCGCATCATCGGTATGTTTGCGCGTCTGTCGCGTCTGCTGCACCGGCCCAGCTATGTCGATTTCATTCCGCGAGTCTGGGCGTATCTGGAGCGCGATTTGGCGCATCCGGACCTCAATGACCTACGGAAGATTGTGGATGAGACACTTCCATTTCCCGCCGAGACTCACCTGAATTTTCTGAGAACCGAATGCCTGACACCCCCACCTCAGTGA
- the tsaE gene encoding tRNA (adenosine(37)-N6)-threonylcarbamoyltransferase complex ATPase subunit type 1 TsaE, with protein sequence MTQRNFSLDLTEPDATTQLAKTIAPRLSAGDVLLFTGDIGAGKTHFARALIQSLLPEPEDVPSPTFTLVQIYEVYQFEIWHADLYRLTSPDEVVELGLIDAFSDALCLVEWPDRLAELAPSSALSVSMRMTEHPGQRALTFTWEAAKWDEKLAGLDDL encoded by the coding sequence ATGACCCAGCGCAATTTTTCGCTCGACTTAACCGAACCGGATGCCACCACCCAGCTGGCAAAAACCATCGCACCGCGTCTGAGTGCGGGCGACGTGCTGCTGTTCACCGGTGATATCGGCGCTGGAAAAACCCATTTTGCACGCGCACTGATCCAAAGCCTTTTGCCAGAGCCAGAGGATGTTCCGTCGCCGACCTTTACTCTGGTCCAGATCTATGAGGTGTATCAATTCGAAATCTGGCACGCGGATCTCTATCGGTTGACCAGTCCGGACGAGGTGGTCGAACTGGGCCTGATTGACGCGTTCAGCGATGCGCTATGTCTGGTCGAATGGCCCGACCGTCTGGCGGAGCTTGCGCCGTCCTCGGCCCTTTCGGTATCCATGCGTATGACAGAACATCCCGGCCAACGTGCGCTCACCTTCACATGGGAGGCTGCGAAATGGGACGAAAAACTCGCAGGTCTGGATGACCTCTGA
- a CDS encoding PAS-domain containing protein, whose translation MLLFENGVLIDADRDATALLGTQELKDVTWAHVRGVVANRIATIPVSLGNNNDPIRTYPINARPGELRATLEQWNKYAKLSLHNWPTQNKRKAGVRVPVSEFESLTNASMDSPFPIWRMSDQNKVIWANPAFFKECGNRFRLGEHADKMKIRIPDDLKSGESFRVSYESEHHGSTRHFDITMIANGGSRTFFAVNADKAVQADDARRNFVQTLAKTFAQLSTGLAIFDRDRRLVLFNPALLDQFGLPAGFLSGEPTLNAFFDKLRQDRMIPEPRNYGSWRERIMHMVLDATDDRYREIWPLPSGETFRVTGRPHPNGAVAFLFEDISAELSLERRFRAQLDITKAVINNLPSAIAVVSPGGSFSMTNAAFQKMWHVDPDSSIANFTWVDFEKIWQDKVKETLIIGSLSNYLRLYHDRHGWVRELNQESGKILRIQADPIMGGYTILTFHEGTVPVPIDAKKLTTN comes from the coding sequence GTGCTTCTCTTTGAGAACGGCGTATTGATTGACGCCGATCGCGACGCAACCGCGCTCTTGGGGACGCAGGAACTTAAGGACGTGACTTGGGCTCATGTTCGTGGCGTGGTTGCCAATCGAATCGCGACGATCCCGGTCTCTTTGGGCAACAACAACGATCCAATCCGAACCTATCCAATCAACGCAAGACCCGGAGAACTCAGGGCAACGCTTGAACAATGGAACAAATACGCGAAGCTCTCGCTGCACAATTGGCCTACGCAAAACAAACGCAAGGCTGGCGTCCGAGTCCCAGTATCTGAGTTCGAGTCTTTGACCAACGCATCCATGGACTCGCCATTTCCGATTTGGAGAATGTCGGATCAAAACAAGGTTATTTGGGCGAACCCTGCCTTTTTTAAAGAATGCGGTAATCGTTTTCGGCTTGGCGAACACGCGGACAAAATGAAGATCCGAATTCCGGATGATCTCAAATCCGGAGAGTCGTTTCGTGTGTCTTATGAATCCGAACATCACGGCAGCACGCGCCATTTCGACATAACGATGATTGCCAACGGAGGGTCGCGCACATTCTTTGCGGTAAACGCAGACAAGGCCGTGCAGGCGGATGATGCACGGCGAAATTTTGTTCAGACGCTGGCAAAGACATTTGCTCAACTCTCAACCGGCCTAGCGATCTTTGACAGGGACCGGCGGCTTGTCTTGTTCAACCCTGCCCTTTTGGATCAATTTGGCCTGCCCGCAGGTTTCCTGAGTGGCGAACCCACACTAAACGCCTTCTTTGACAAGCTTCGCCAAGACCGCATGATCCCCGAGCCACGCAATTATGGATCTTGGCGTGAGCGCATCATGCATATGGTGCTGGATGCCACTGACGACCGCTACCGCGAAATCTGGCCACTGCCATCGGGCGAAACTTTTCGTGTTACTGGACGCCCGCATCCAAATGGCGCAGTGGCGTTTCTGTTCGAAGACATCAGCGCCGAACTGTCTCTGGAGAGGCGATTTCGTGCGCAATTGGACATCACAAAAGCCGTCATCAACAATCTTCCCTCAGCAATCGCCGTTGTCTCCCCCGGAGGGAGTTTCTCGATGACCAATGCCGCTTTCCAAAAGATGTGGCATGTCGACCCTGACAGCTCCATCGCAAATTTCACCTGGGTCGATTTCGAGAAGATTTGGCAAGATAAGGTGAAAGAGACTCTGATAATCGGGAGCCTCAGTAACTATTTGCGCCTATATCACGATCGACATGGCTGGGTTCGCGAGTTGAATCAGGAGTCCGGCAAGATCTTGCGAATTCAAGCGGATCCGATCATGGGTGGTTACACTATTCTGACATTTCACGAAGGCACCGTGCCGGTCCCAATCGACGCAAAAAAACTCACAACCAACTAG